The proteins below come from a single Plantactinospora sp. KBS50 genomic window:
- a CDS encoding AfsR/SARP family transcriptional regulator, producing MKQLRFSVLGALTMHAGGPVDAGPFKQRLTVATLLARPNTTVPVETLSEAVWADGQPPRSARKNLQVYVSNLRRLLDLRAGAADRLVHENGGYRLRVTAKELDSLYFRELITAGRNARIGGATVPAVQHFRQAFKLWRDTPFTGLHRSPVLAAEAQRLIGRRLQAFEDWAELELELGNNAVVADTVSELAERYPQRERLRAAQMTALYRCGRQTEALQVFEEVRRQLATEYGLPPTPTLQEAYDAMIAERHHRGAAPAGTGPTAAGLATGHAVAAAAVLPPPAGHFVGRDQQLAKAAELLRGRTRPLIVLAGAAGIGKTALAVHLAHQSERAYPDGRLLVRMRDGDGRPRPTREILAQLCEWCGRRPTGDPEQDLRAWRRWVGQRRVLLIFDHVDGDDLGPLLPTEGTSAVLVTTRRPVAVPPHADRIDVPCLAPSEAVDLLAHVVGSERVERDRAAAYDVVAGTGLLPLAVHVGGLKLATMRFLSLRDYADRLAAGPPVLDQLTDDGSGRPYADSWYRGDAAAGPPGRTVPAQFRLYAREVIEA from the coding sequence GTGAAACAACTACGGTTCTCGGTCCTCGGCGCGCTCACCATGCACGCCGGCGGCCCGGTGGACGCCGGGCCGTTCAAACAACGGCTGACCGTCGCCACGCTGCTGGCCCGCCCCAACACCACGGTGCCGGTGGAGACCCTCAGCGAGGCCGTCTGGGCGGACGGCCAACCACCCCGCAGCGCCCGCAAGAACCTCCAGGTGTACGTGAGCAACCTGCGCCGGCTGCTCGACCTGCGCGCCGGCGCGGCGGACCGGCTGGTGCACGAGAACGGCGGGTACCGCCTGCGCGTCACCGCCAAGGAGCTGGACTCGCTCTACTTCCGGGAGCTGATCACGGCCGGACGCAACGCCCGGATCGGCGGCGCCACCGTGCCGGCGGTGCAGCACTTCCGGCAGGCCTTCAAGCTCTGGCGGGACACCCCGTTCACCGGCCTGCACCGCTCGCCGGTGCTGGCCGCCGAGGCCCAGCGGCTCATCGGCCGGCGGCTCCAGGCGTTCGAGGACTGGGCGGAACTCGAACTGGAGCTGGGCAACAACGCCGTGGTCGCCGACACCGTGAGCGAGCTGGCCGAGCGGTATCCGCAGCGGGAACGGCTGCGCGCGGCCCAGATGACCGCCCTGTACCGCTGCGGCCGGCAGACCGAGGCCCTGCAGGTCTTCGAGGAGGTGCGCCGCCAGCTGGCCACCGAGTACGGCCTGCCGCCGACGCCGACGTTGCAGGAGGCGTACGACGCGATGATCGCCGAACGGCACCACCGCGGCGCCGCGCCGGCCGGCACCGGGCCGACCGCCGCCGGGCTGGCCACCGGGCATGCCGTCGCCGCGGCGGCCGTGCTGCCCCCGCCGGCCGGGCACTTCGTCGGGCGTGACCAGCAGCTCGCGAAGGCCGCCGAGTTGCTGCGCGGGCGCACCCGGCCGCTGATCGTGCTGGCCGGTGCGGCCGGGATCGGCAAGACCGCGCTGGCCGTCCATCTGGCGCACCAGTCGGAGCGGGCCTATCCCGACGGCCGCCTGCTGGTCCGGATGCGCGACGGCGACGGCCGGCCGCGGCCCACCCGGGAGATCCTGGCCCAGCTCTGCGAATGGTGCGGACGGCGGCCGACCGGCGATCCGGAGCAGGACCTGCGCGCCTGGCGGCGCTGGGTGGGGCAGCGCCGGGTCCTGTTGATCTTCGACCACGTCGACGGCGACGACCTGGGACCGCTGCTGCCCACCGAGGGGACCAGCGCCGTCCTGGTCACCACGCGCCGGCCGGTGGCCGTACCGCCGCACGCCGACCGGATCGACGTGCCGTGCCTGGCACCCTCGGAGGCGGTCGACCTGCTGGCGCACGTCGTCGGGTCCGAGCGGGTGGAGCGGGACCGGGCCGCCGCCTACGACGTGGTCGCCGGCACCGGGCTGCTCCCGCTGGCCGTGCACGTGGGCGGCCTGAAGCTCGCGACCATGCGCTTCCTGTCGCTGCGCGACTACGCCGACCGGCTGGCGGCCGGCCCGCCGGTGCTGGACCAGCTCACCGACGACGGGAGCGGCCGGCCGTACGCGGACAGTTGGTACCGCGGCGACGCCGCCGCGGGACCGCCCGGCCGCACGGTGCCCGCGCAGTTCCGGCTGTACGCCCGGGAGGTCATCGAGGCGTGA
- a CDS encoding FAD-binding oxidoreductase, whose product MIEIVRPGDRRYRDLRDVYTATGAPAMVLRPGDAAEVAEALDRALAAGGELSVRSGGHGMSSVATNVGGSVIDLGRLAEVELVDRAERLVRIGPGARWGDVAAALRPHGLVIGSGDSGDVGVGGLATTGGLGLLGRAHGLTIDNLVAAEIVTADGRIRTVDAGHEPDLFWAVRGAGANVGIVTSFVIRAQRVPAVVQATLQYEVGEVEAFLRRWGETVEAAPRQVSAFLYLMGGDAALAMIVYAGDDAAAATAALDPFVRIAPRYGQHAGIVPYAAVVTATHAPHRGRQATRAHSGLAVHLDEDVAAGIGALVRSGFGQFLQVRSAGGAINDVAADASAYAHRHQNFSVTAVTGDRFPDFDRAWSRVHPMLDGLYLSFESVFSPERLTDAFPAPTLRRLREIKQRVDPGNVFRQNFPVLGPAGGPVDAAPPVTPR is encoded by the coding sequence ATGATCGAGATCGTCCGTCCCGGCGACCGCCGGTACCGCGACCTGCGGGACGTCTACACGGCCACCGGCGCGCCGGCGATGGTGCTGCGGCCGGGCGACGCCGCCGAGGTGGCGGAGGCGCTGGACCGGGCGCTGGCCGCCGGCGGCGAGCTGTCGGTACGCAGCGGCGGGCACGGCATGAGCAGCGTCGCGACAAACGTCGGCGGCAGCGTCATCGACCTCGGCCGGCTCGCCGAGGTCGAACTGGTCGACCGGGCCGAGCGCCTGGTCCGGATCGGCCCGGGCGCCCGCTGGGGCGACGTCGCGGCGGCCCTGCGCCCGCACGGCCTGGTCATCGGCTCGGGCGACTCCGGCGACGTGGGGGTCGGCGGCCTCGCCACCACCGGCGGCCTCGGCCTGCTCGGCCGGGCGCACGGGCTCACCATCGACAATCTGGTCGCCGCCGAGATCGTCACGGCGGACGGCCGGATCCGCACCGTCGACGCCGGGCACGAGCCCGACCTGTTCTGGGCGGTACGCGGGGCCGGCGCCAACGTCGGCATCGTGACCTCGTTCGTGATCCGCGCACAGCGGGTGCCGGCGGTCGTCCAGGCCACCCTCCAGTACGAGGTCGGCGAGGTGGAGGCGTTCCTGCGGCGGTGGGGCGAGACGGTCGAGGCGGCGCCCCGGCAGGTTTCGGCCTTCCTCTACCTGATGGGCGGCGACGCCGCGCTGGCCATGATCGTGTACGCCGGGGACGACGCGGCGGCGGCGACGGCGGCGCTCGACCCGTTCGTCCGCATCGCCCCCCGGTACGGCCAGCACGCCGGCATCGTCCCGTACGCCGCCGTGGTGACCGCGACCCACGCGCCGCACCGCGGCCGGCAGGCCACCCGCGCGCACAGCGGCCTCGCCGTGCACCTGGACGAGGACGTCGCGGCCGGGATCGGCGCGCTGGTCCGGTCCGGGTTCGGGCAGTTCCTGCAGGTCCGGTCGGCCGGCGGGGCGATCAACGACGTCGCCGCGGACGCGAGCGCCTACGCCCACCGGCACCAGAACTTCTCCGTCACGGCCGTGACCGGCGATCGGTTTCCCGACTTCGACCGGGCGTGGAGCCGGGTGCACCCGATGCTGGACGGCCTCTACCTGAGCTTCGAGTCCGTGTTCTCGCCCGAGCGGCTCACCGACGCCTTCCCGGCGCCGACCCTGCGCCGGCTGCGCGAGATCAAGCAGCGGGTCGACCCGGGCAACGTCTTCCGGCAGAACTTCCCGGTGCTGGGTCCGGCCGGCGGCCCGGTCGACGCGGCGCCGCCGGTCACGCCTCGATGA
- a CDS encoding SDR family oxidoreductase, translating into MTAATMPNWARSDTDLSGSTVLVIGGAGGVGEGVTCALLDAGATVVATGRTRARLDALADRTASPRLATATLDLLDPALPDAVAALVRRHGPPDAAVLSVADWGGQGRKRLVDLTDQEWAALVAQNQTSIFRAYRALVPAVSPGGMIAQLNGLSADLPFPGAGGVALTAAATRSMTRTIAEEVRGDGPRIYEIVLGVIRPRPRRLAGVDDPGWIPAAHVGTHVAELVAGSSPLTDSTLQYLVDVAEGPRAG; encoded by the coding sequence ATGACCGCTGCAACGATGCCCAACTGGGCGAGGAGCGACACCGACCTGTCCGGCTCCACGGTGCTGGTGATCGGCGGCGCCGGCGGCGTCGGGGAGGGCGTCACTTGCGCGCTGCTGGACGCGGGGGCCACGGTCGTCGCGACCGGGCGTACCCGGGCCAGGCTGGACGCCCTGGCGGACCGGACGGCCTCGCCCCGGCTCGCCACGGCCACGCTCGACCTGCTCGATCCGGCCCTGCCCGACGCCGTCGCGGCGCTGGTGCGCCGGCACGGCCCGCCGGACGCTGCGGTGCTCAGCGTGGCGGACTGGGGCGGGCAGGGCCGCAAGCGGCTCGTCGACCTGACCGACCAGGAGTGGGCGGCGCTGGTCGCGCAGAACCAGACGAGCATCTTCCGGGCGTACCGCGCCCTGGTCCCGGCCGTCTCCCCGGGCGGCATGATCGCCCAGCTCAACGGCCTCAGCGCCGACCTGCCCTTTCCCGGCGCCGGCGGGGTGGCGCTGACCGCCGCGGCCACCAGGTCCATGACCCGCACCATCGCGGAGGAGGTGCGCGGCGACGGGCCGCGGATCTACGAGATCGTGCTCGGCGTCATCCGCCCCCGGCCGCGGCGACTCGCCGGGGTCGACGACCCCGGTTGGATTCCGGCCGCGCACGTCGGGACGCACGTCGCCGAACTCGTCGCCGGGTCGAGCCCGCTCACCGATTCGACGTTGCAGTACCTGGTCGACGTGGCCGAGGGCCCGCGGGCCGGCTGA
- a CDS encoding MarR family winged helix-turn-helix transcriptional regulator — MSAKSSAEQRRVWQTFVLLSEAVRREVGRDLADGSGLSEADFTVLAELAHAPEGALRSTRCAQALDWESGRLSHQLRRLEQRGLITRARGAAGDGRAAVVAITDSGRDAYRRALGPHLRSAQYWFLDGIEPDRLAEFGLTLAALLRHVHERAALRDPDKGESTP; from the coding sequence GTGTCAGCAAAGTCTTCCGCGGAACAGCGCCGGGTGTGGCAGACCTTCGTCCTGCTCAGCGAGGCCGTCCGCCGCGAGGTCGGCCGCGACCTGGCCGACGGCTCCGGGCTCTCGGAGGCCGACTTCACCGTGCTGGCCGAGTTGGCGCACGCACCCGAGGGCGCGCTGCGGTCCACCCGGTGTGCGCAGGCCCTGGACTGGGAATCCGGCCGACTGTCGCATCAACTGCGCAGGCTGGAGCAACGGGGGCTGATCACCCGGGCGCGCGGAGCGGCGGGCGACGGTCGGGCCGCCGTGGTGGCCATCACCGACAGCGGGCGCGACGCGTACCGGCGGGCCCTCGGGCCGCACCTGCGCTCGGCGCAGTACTGGTTCCTGGACGGGATCGAGCCGGACCGGCTCGCCGAGTTCGGGTTGACCCTTGCCGCGTTGCTGCGGCACGTGCACGAGCGAGCCGCCCTGCGCGACCCGGACAAGGGGGAGTCCACGCCATGA
- a CDS encoding SDR family oxidoreductase, whose amino-acid sequence MTSDSERARGMAFDLVDGTLRRFDGRVAIITGASRGIGLAVAQRLVAEGGRVCVTGRRADALEAAVGGLGGPDVALGVAGAADDTEHQDAAISAAMDRFGRLDVLVNNTGINPAFGSLFEAEAAAIRKIFEVNVLAALSWVRKASAVWASDAAVVNVASVAGLRPAEGIGAYGSSKAALIQLTRQLATELAPDVRVNAVAPAVVRTRFATPLFDGREDRVAAGYPLGRLGLPEDVAAAVAFLASRDAAWITGQVLTLDGGRTLGGGV is encoded by the coding sequence GTGACCTCGGATTCTGAGCGCGCTCGCGGGATGGCGTTCGACCTCGTCGACGGCACCCTGCGTCGCTTCGACGGACGGGTCGCGATCATCACCGGCGCCAGCCGGGGCATCGGCCTGGCGGTTGCGCAGCGTCTGGTGGCCGAGGGCGGCCGGGTCTGCGTCACCGGCCGCCGGGCCGACGCGCTTGAGGCCGCGGTCGGTGGCCTCGGCGGACCGGACGTCGCGCTCGGGGTCGCCGGTGCCGCCGACGACACCGAGCACCAGGACGCCGCGATCAGCGCCGCCATGGACCGGTTCGGCCGCCTCGACGTCCTGGTCAACAACACCGGGATCAATCCGGCGTTCGGCAGCCTGTTCGAGGCAGAGGCGGCGGCCATCCGCAAGATCTTCGAGGTCAACGTGCTGGCCGCGCTGTCCTGGGTGCGGAAGGCGAGCGCGGTGTGGGCATCCGACGCGGCGGTCGTCAACGTCGCCTCGGTGGCCGGGCTGCGACCCGCCGAGGGCATCGGCGCGTACGGGTCGAGCAAGGCCGCGCTCATCCAGCTGACCCGGCAGCTCGCGACCGAGCTGGCGCCGGACGTCCGGGTCAACGCGGTCGCGCCCGCGGTGGTGCGCACGCGGTTCGCCACCCCGCTCTTCGACGGCCGGGAGGACAGGGTCGCGGCGGGGTACCCGCTGGGGCGGCTCGGGCTGCCCGAGGACGTCGCCGCCGCGGTGGCGTTCCTGGCCTCGCGGGACGCGGCCTGGATCACCGGGCAGGTGCTCACCCTCGACGGCGGCCGCACCCTGGGCGGCGGGGTCTGA
- a CDS encoding acyl-CoA dehydrogenase family protein — translation MVVPGDNVIGEVDRGFGHMMERLPQERLGAAVANIAHARQILDETIAYAGQRHAFGSPIGRFQHNKFLLADLVTRAEVTQTYVDQCVLAHSRGELTAVEAAKAKWWSAQTQNEILDHCVQLHGGYGYMNEQRVARAWRDARVTKIWAGSNEIMKELIGRDLGF, via the coding sequence GTGGTCGTGCCGGGGGACAACGTGATCGGCGAGGTGGACCGCGGCTTCGGTCACATGATGGAGCGGTTGCCGCAGGAACGGCTGGGCGCCGCGGTGGCCAACATCGCCCACGCCCGGCAGATCCTCGACGAGACGATCGCGTACGCCGGGCAGCGGCACGCCTTCGGCAGCCCGATCGGGCGCTTCCAGCACAACAAGTTCCTGCTCGCCGACCTCGTCACCCGCGCCGAGGTCACCCAGACCTACGTCGACCAGTGCGTGCTGGCGCACTCCCGCGGCGAGTTGACCGCGGTCGAGGCGGCGAAGGCGAAATGGTGGTCGGCGCAGACCCAGAACGAGATCCTCGACCACTGCGTCCAACTGCACGGCGGCTACGGCTACATGAACGAGCAGCGGGTCGCCCGCGCCTGGCGGGACGCCCGGGTCACCAAGATCTGGGCGGGTTCCAACGAGATCATGAAGGAGCTGATCGGCCGTGACCTCGGATTCTGA
- a CDS encoding acyl-CoA dehydrogenase family protein: MLRRPYTDDHEMFRDSVREFLRREVRPFVGDHLTDREYPRTLWRAAGAQGFLGLEIPERHGGSAAGDYRYNAVLIEELATVTMALASSLSIHFDVVAPYLVDLTSTAQRDRWLPGVASGEVVLAIGMTEPSAGTDLAALRTTADPRGDAWVLNGAKTFITNGHSADLVLVAARTTPAPAAGASRCSPSNAAPPASPPGASSTRSASPRRTPPSCTLTRWSCRGTT, encoded by the coding sequence ATGCTGCGCCGGCCGTACACGGACGACCACGAGATGTTCCGGGATTCCGTGCGCGAGTTTCTGCGCCGGGAGGTCCGGCCGTTCGTCGGGGACCACCTGACCGACCGGGAGTATCCGCGCACGCTCTGGCGGGCGGCCGGCGCGCAGGGCTTCCTGGGCCTCGAAATTCCGGAGCGGCACGGTGGATCGGCGGCCGGCGACTACCGGTACAACGCCGTCCTCATCGAGGAACTGGCAACCGTCACCATGGCGCTGGCCTCGTCGCTGAGCATTCACTTCGACGTGGTGGCGCCGTACCTTGTCGACCTGACCAGCACCGCGCAGCGCGACCGGTGGCTTCCCGGCGTGGCCAGCGGGGAGGTCGTGCTGGCCATCGGCATGACCGAGCCCTCCGCCGGGACCGACCTCGCCGCACTGCGAACCACGGCGGATCCGCGCGGCGACGCCTGGGTGCTGAACGGCGCGAAGACCTTCATCACCAATGGACACTCGGCCGATCTCGTGCTCGTCGCCGCGCGTACCACCCCGGCGCCCGCGGCAGGGGCATCACGCTGTTCGCCGTCGAACGCGGCACCCCCGGCTTCACCGCCGGGAGCAAGCTCGACAAGGTCGGCCAGCCCGAGGCGGACACCGCCGAGCTGTACCTTGACGAGGTGGTCGTGCCGGGGGACAACGTGA
- a CDS encoding LLM class flavin-dependent oxidoreductase, giving the protein MPDPRFEVGLTLPFDLTDWTAAATLVEAAGYDYLAIGEHVSFHGPTANAFVVLAHAAAVTSRVRLLSAVTLAPLYPAALLAKLAATTDIVSGGRFELGIGVGGEYPPEFEAVGVPTAERGARADETLRVVRALWSGRPASHRGRFWRFDDIALRPAPPTQPGPRIWIAGRGEAAIRRAVRSGDVWMPYMYTPTNSPAARRRSGPAWNAPGALPTRSCPASTASSPSTTTRIGPGRPPRPGSARRTGRTSPVTAGAT; this is encoded by the coding sequence GTGCCTGATCCACGCTTCGAGGTCGGCCTGACGCTCCCCTTCGACCTGACCGACTGGACCGCCGCCGCGACGCTCGTCGAGGCGGCCGGCTACGACTACCTGGCCATCGGCGAGCACGTCAGCTTCCACGGCCCGACGGCCAACGCGTTCGTCGTGCTCGCGCACGCGGCCGCGGTGACCAGCCGGGTCAGGCTGCTGAGCGCGGTGACCCTCGCGCCGCTCTATCCGGCCGCGCTGCTGGCGAAGCTGGCCGCGACGACCGACATCGTCTCGGGTGGCCGCTTCGAACTGGGCATCGGGGTGGGCGGGGAGTACCCGCCGGAGTTCGAGGCGGTCGGGGTGCCGACCGCCGAGCGGGGCGCGCGGGCCGACGAGACGCTGCGCGTGGTGCGGGCGCTGTGGTCCGGCCGGCCGGCGTCGCACCGGGGCCGGTTCTGGCGGTTCGACGACATCGCGCTCCGGCCGGCGCCGCCGACGCAACCCGGGCCGCGGATCTGGATCGCGGGCCGGGGCGAGGCGGCCATCCGCCGCGCGGTGCGCTCCGGCGACGTCTGGATGCCGTACATGTACACCCCGACCAACTCGCCAGCGGCGCGGCGGCGATCCGGGCCGGCCTGGAACGCGCCGGGCGCACTCCCGACGCGGTCGTGCCCAGCATCAACTGCTTCCTCACCCTCGACGACGACCCGGATCGGGCCCGGGCGACCGCCTCGGCCAGGGTCGGCGCGACGTACCGGCAGGACTTCACCGGTCACCGCGGGCGCTACCTGA
- a CDS encoding CaiB/BaiF CoA-transferase family protein, which yields MTGTGPTGGVLSGLRVIEVAGLGPGPFAAMMLSDMGADVLRVDRPDEAQTVDYNSAEEYNLVNRGRSSVRVDLKSPAGRALFLEAVARADVLLEGYRPGVMERLGVGPRECAAVNPRLVFVRITGWGQHGPLARTAGHDANYVALSGLLGLLGPRAGRPAIPLNLLGDYASGAFMAVIGALGALVERARSGRGQVVDTAIVDGAALLTTFVHGQRLAGRWGERGTNFLDGGAPYYDIYDTADGGRVAFGAIEDGFFAEFLALSGADPAHFAERRDPARWPAMRERLAEVFRTRTRDEWRDLFAHTDGCVTPILEVHEVFDEPHLSARGVLAESFGLRQPQPAPRFSRTPSEVRGLPCLPGDGGAELLKRWGIGA from the coding sequence GTGACGGGCACCGGGCCGACCGGCGGCGTGCTGTCGGGTCTGCGGGTGATCGAGGTCGCCGGGCTGGGTCCGGGCCCGTTCGCCGCGATGATGCTCTCCGACATGGGCGCCGACGTGCTGCGGGTGGACCGGCCGGACGAGGCGCAGACGGTGGACTACAACAGCGCGGAGGAGTACAACCTGGTCAACCGGGGCCGCTCGTCGGTCCGCGTCGACCTGAAGTCGCCGGCCGGCCGGGCGCTGTTCCTCGAAGCGGTGGCCAGGGCCGACGTCCTGCTTGAGGGGTACCGGCCCGGCGTGATGGAACGCCTCGGCGTCGGACCGCGGGAATGCGCGGCGGTCAACCCGCGCCTGGTGTTCGTGCGGATCACCGGCTGGGGACAACACGGGCCGTTGGCGCGGACCGCCGGCCACGACGCCAACTACGTGGCGCTGTCCGGGTTGCTGGGTCTGCTCGGCCCGCGGGCCGGCCGGCCGGCGATCCCGCTCAACCTGCTCGGCGACTACGCCAGCGGCGCCTTCATGGCCGTGATCGGTGCGCTGGGCGCGCTTGTCGAACGGGCACGTTCCGGCCGCGGCCAGGTGGTCGACACGGCCATCGTGGACGGCGCCGCGCTGCTGACCACCTTCGTGCACGGCCAGCGGCTCGCGGGCCGCTGGGGCGAGCGCGGCACCAACTTCCTCGACGGCGGGGCGCCCTACTACGACATCTACGACACCGCGGACGGCGGCCGGGTCGCCTTCGGCGCCATCGAGGACGGCTTCTTCGCCGAGTTCCTCGCGCTCTCCGGCGCCGATCCGGCGCACTTCGCCGAGCGCCGCGACCCGGCCCGCTGGCCGGCCATGCGCGAGCGGTTGGCCGAGGTGTTCCGCACCCGTACCCGCGACGAGTGGCGGGACCTGTTCGCGCACACCGACGGCTGCGTGACGCCGATCCTGGAGGTCCACGAGGTGTTCGACGAACCGCACCTGTCGGCGCGCGGCGTGCTGGCCGAGTCGTTCGGCCTGCGCCAGCCGCAGCCGGCCCCGCGCTTCTCCCGGACGCCGTCCGAGGTCCGCGGCCTGCCGTGCCTGCCCGGCGACGGCGGCGCGGAACTGCTCAAGCGGTGGGGGATCGGTGCCTGA
- a CDS encoding AMP-binding protein yields MQLHETAIGWMPTGGSAADGRTHNDEYRDLDPCYYSPYPFHHMASRAPLHLMALLGGRVVLRPAFKTDLFWPEVRRYGCTSTELLGTMALFLVNAAPSPSDRDNPLHSVLVVPLVTRVAEFCERFDVRVWTVYNMTELSIPLVSDGFDLANDTSCGRVRPGYRVLLVDRDDEPVPVGEVGELVVRAERPWALMAGYWDMPEATVAAWRNQWLHTGDAFRQDEDGNFYFLDRIKDTIRRRGENISSLELEAEVRAVDGVADCAAVGVPSEVGEEEVKIVVVRRAGAAMTEAELRNELVERLPRFMVPRYVEWVDELPKTPTQKVRKGALRESWRTASTWDAATNRHLGVDS; encoded by the coding sequence ATGCAGCTGCACGAGACCGCGATCGGCTGGATGCCGACCGGTGGCAGCGCCGCGGACGGGCGGACGCACAACGACGAGTATCGGGACCTGGACCCGTGCTACTACAGCCCGTACCCGTTCCACCACATGGCCTCCCGCGCGCCGCTGCACCTGATGGCGCTGCTGGGCGGGCGGGTGGTGCTGCGCCCGGCCTTCAAGACCGACCTCTTCTGGCCGGAGGTACGCCGGTACGGCTGCACCTCGACCGAACTGCTGGGCACGATGGCGCTGTTCCTGGTCAACGCCGCGCCGAGCCCGTCGGACCGGGACAACCCGCTGCACAGCGTCCTGGTCGTGCCGCTGGTCACCCGGGTCGCCGAGTTCTGCGAACGCTTCGACGTGCGGGTGTGGACCGTCTACAACATGACCGAGCTCAGCATCCCGCTGGTCAGCGACGGCTTCGACCTGGCCAACGACACCAGTTGCGGCCGGGTGCGGCCCGGCTACCGCGTGCTGCTGGTCGACCGGGACGACGAGCCGGTACCGGTCGGCGAGGTCGGCGAACTGGTGGTGCGCGCCGAACGGCCGTGGGCGCTGATGGCCGGCTACTGGGACATGCCGGAGGCGACGGTCGCCGCGTGGCGCAACCAGTGGCTGCACACCGGCGACGCGTTCCGTCAGGACGAGGACGGGAACTTCTACTTCCTCGACCGGATCAAGGACACCATCCGGCGGCGGGGCGAGAACATCTCGTCGCTCGAACTCGAAGCCGAGGTGCGGGCGGTGGACGGCGTGGCCGACTGCGCCGCGGTGGGGGTTCCCTCCGAGGTCGGCGAGGAGGAGGTCAAGATCGTGGTGGTCCGCCGCGCCGGCGCCGCGATGACCGAGGCCGAACTCCGCAACGAACTGGTCGAGCGGCTGCCGCGCTTCATGGTGCCGAGGTACGTGGAGTGGGTCGACGAGTTGCCGAAGACCCCGACCCAGAAGGTCCGCAAGGGTGCGCTGCGCGAGTCCTGGCGGACGGCCTCCACCTGGGACGCGGCCACGAACCGCCACCTCGGCGTGGACTCGTGA
- a CDS encoding AMP-binding protein — translation MTDAPIALPTLVAQRAAECPERVFVIDAVADREVTYGEIHERARRWAAALAALGVRPGDPVATMLLNEPESVAIWLGIGYLGAVEVPGNVDYRGSLLRHYLTTSRAAVAVVHASCAARITELTGPGGALRTVVVGPAGAADPLPELRTPAPTDPVPPNRLSGTASVMFTSGTTGPSKG, via the coding sequence ATGACCGACGCGCCGATCGCCCTGCCCACGCTGGTCGCCCAGCGGGCAGCGGAGTGCCCCGAGCGGGTCTTCGTCATCGACGCGGTGGCCGACCGCGAGGTCACCTACGGCGAGATCCACGAACGCGCCCGGCGCTGGGCGGCGGCGTTGGCGGCGCTCGGGGTGCGCCCCGGCGACCCGGTGGCCACCATGCTGCTGAACGAGCCGGAGAGCGTGGCGATCTGGCTGGGCATCGGCTACCTCGGCGCGGTGGAGGTGCCGGGCAACGTCGACTACCGCGGTTCGCTGCTGCGGCACTACCTGACCACGTCCCGGGCCGCGGTCGCGGTGGTGCACGCCTCCTGCGCGGCCCGGATCACCGAGCTGACCGGGCCGGGCGGGGCGCTCCGCACGGTCGTGGTCGGCCCCGCCGGCGCGGCCGACCCGCTGCCCGAACTGCGGACCCCGGCCCCGACGGACCCGGTCCCGCCGAACCGGCTCTCCGGAACCGCCTCGGTGATGTTCACCTCCGGCACGACCGGCCCGTCCAAGGGGTGA
- a CDS encoding TetR/AcrR family transcriptional regulator, which translates to MKASLLGAARTVFARDGFAGSRVADIVEEAGASNGTFYRYFDDKRQMLMALLEQLLDDFYVLARSPWDPSDPKRSMYLTTKRYLELYQDGSDLMALLVEVSQTDAEVRELWNQARGRFFKRITGALERGQQGGVVRADIDIDLSASLLGAMTEQFAYMSFVLHVEPKRSIEDVSNAIVDLWARSVLAET; encoded by the coding sequence ATGAAGGCGAGCCTGCTGGGCGCGGCGCGGACCGTGTTCGCCCGGGACGGGTTCGCGGGTTCGCGGGTCGCCGACATCGTCGAGGAGGCCGGCGCGTCGAACGGCACCTTCTACCGCTACTTCGACGACAAGCGGCAGATGCTGATGGCGCTGCTGGAACAACTGCTGGACGACTTCTACGTGCTGGCCCGCTCGCCCTGGGATCCGAGCGACCCGAAGCGGTCCATGTACCTGACCACCAAGCGCTATCTCGAGCTGTACCAGGACGGCAGCGACCTGATGGCGCTGCTGGTCGAGGTCTCGCAGACCGACGCGGAGGTCCGGGAACTGTGGAACCAGGCCAGGGGGCGCTTCTTCAAGCGGATCACCGGCGCGCTGGAACGCGGGCAACAGGGCGGCGTCGTGCGGGCCGACATCGACATCGACCTCTCGGCGTCGCTGCTGGGCGCGATGACCGAGCAGTTCGCGTACATGAGCTTCGTGCTGCACGTGGAGCCGAAACGATCAATCGAAGACGTGAGCAATGCGATCGTCGACCTCTGGGCGCGGTCCGTGCTGGCGGAAACCTGA